A stretch of Lysinibacillus agricola DNA encodes these proteins:
- a CDS encoding aminoglycoside 6-adenylyltransferase, whose product MRTERKMFDLIIDIAQRDERIRAVYMNGSRTNPNASKDIFQDYDIVYVVMEISTFLKDKNWIRIFGDLLMVQEPDKLDKDLGEDIDFDRRYTYLMLFTDGNRIDLRLQSTEAMLDEYGEDKLTVPLLDKDHILPKISLPSDNDYYVKKPTKEQFDSCTSDFWWCLQNVAKGIWRDELPYAKLMYEETTRDSLNQIVNWWIGIENDFQVSTGKMGKYFKKYLPVSYWNLYKETYSDSDYKHMWDSIFVACELFRILSKDIANHCHFSYPIEDDENMTAFLKHIKELPGDANGIY is encoded by the coding sequence TTGAGAACCGAGAGAAAAATGTTTGATTTGATAATAGATATTGCTCAAAGAGACGAAAGAATTCGAGCTGTTTATATGAATGGCTCAAGAACTAACCCGAATGCATCAAAAGATATTTTTCAAGATTACGATATTGTCTATGTAGTTATGGAAATTTCCACATTCTTAAAAGATAAGAACTGGATTCGTATATTTGGGGATTTGCTGATGGTTCAGGAACCAGATAAACTCGATAAAGATCTAGGTGAGGATATCGATTTTGATCGAAGATATACATATTTAATGTTATTTACAGATGGCAATCGAATTGACCTTCGCCTTCAATCAACAGAAGCCATGTTGGATGAATATGGTGAAGATAAGCTTACAGTTCCATTATTAGATAAAGATCATATCTTACCGAAAATTTCTTTACCTTCGGACAATGACTATTATGTAAAGAAGCCAACAAAAGAACAATTTGATAGCTGCACTAGTGACTTTTGGTGGTGTTTACAAAATGTGGCGAAAGGAATATGGCGTGATGAACTTCCATATGCCAAATTAATGTATGAAGAAACAACAAGAGATTCTTTAAATCAAATAGTCAATTGGTGGATTGGAATAGAAAATGATTTTCAGGTGTCCACAGGAAAAATGGGGAAATATTTCAAAAAATATCTTCCAGTTTCTTATTGGAACTTGTATAAAGAAACGTATTCTGATTCCGACTATAAACATATGTGGGACTCGATATTTGTTGCTTGTGAATTATTTCGAATCTTATCCAAAGATATAGCGAATCACTGTCATTTCTCTTATCCAATTGAAGATGATGAGAATATGACTGCATTTTTGAAACATATTAAAGAGTTGCCAGGTGATGCAAATGGTATATATTAA
- a CDS encoding PadR family transcriptional regulator — translation MKSLEQLTDSVFYIMAALTEPRHGYAVMSLIEETTKGTFVVGPASLYTIIKKLLAEQLIQLHDDSDSRRKVYVLTDKGREILLEDIERRKTMIHLAEQGLQRGQK, via the coding sequence ATGAAATCATTAGAGCAGCTAACAGATTCTGTTTTTTATATTATGGCTGCCTTAACAGAGCCTCGACACGGCTATGCGGTCATGAGTTTAATAGAGGAGACAACAAAGGGTACTTTCGTAGTTGGTCCAGCATCCCTTTATACAATTATTAAAAAATTATTAGCTGAACAACTTATTCAGCTACATGATGATTCGGATTCTCGCAGAAAGGTCTATGTCTTAACGGATAAAGGTCGAGAAATATTGCTCGAAGATATTGAAAGAAGAAAGACCATGATTCATTTAGCAGAGCAGGGATTACAAAGGGGGCAAAAATAG
- a CDS encoding DUF2812 domain-containing protein: protein MRNKRYMPSMGLAFSEALDMKELSKKAAEGWHLKRFQCAGYGLEKGEPEEVIFSIDYRKLQKADEEEYFELFAYGGWTHVCSSAHMHIFKAAPETTPIYSDAESSIDKLARLAKPVNLVASIALAITMVLWVFMTFTSGTIQHIAEQGFTGSFIFTVPAIMTSGGVYYHMWKNLRLKSKHI, encoded by the coding sequence GTGCGAAATAAGAGATATATGCCATCAATGGGTTTAGCTTTTTCTGAGGCACTCGATATGAAAGAATTAAGCAAAAAAGCTGCGGAGGGCTGGCATTTAAAAAGATTTCAATGTGCAGGCTATGGGCTAGAAAAGGGTGAACCAGAAGAAGTCATTTTTAGTATTGATTATCGTAAATTACAGAAGGCTGACGAAGAGGAGTATTTTGAACTATTTGCTTACGGTGGCTGGACACATGTATGCTCAAGCGCTCATATGCATATTTTTAAGGCAGCTCCAGAAACGACACCTATTTATAGTGATGCTGAGTCCTCTATTGATAAATTAGCTCGTCTTGCAAAGCCTGTAAATCTAGTAGCATCAATTGCACTTGCAATAACTATGGTATTATGGGTATTTATGACATTTACCTCTGGGACAATTCAACACATTGCAGAGCAAGGATTTACAGGTTCCTTTATTTTTACTGTTCCAGCGATAATGACTTCTGGTGGTGTTTACTATCATATGTGGAAAAACCTACGATTAAAATCAAAGCATATATGA
- a CDS encoding ABC transporter ATP-binding protein: MSTSQRLVRYAMYFKKPILLGLFFLTIAVFTELVGPFIAKHIIDNYMTIGHMEIKPITWLLLVYLILAIATAVLRYFMYIYLQMGANRVVQKLRKDVFEHIQTLPIQYFDNLPAGKIVARVTNDTEAVRNLYVQVLSNFVTSLISIVGVYIALFILNWKMAFLALTMVPVVYLWMILYRKVASKYNDVIRTKIADINAMINESIQGMTIIQAFRREQQMTNEFDDMNNEHYAYERKLLFLDSATSFNLVNTLRLLMFTIFIFYFGTQSFTATEVISAGTLYAFVDYLTRLFNPITNIVNQFSQLERSLVAGKRVFEVLDTNGEPVSEKSLPRYKGNVVFKDVSFAYKNDEYVLTNLSFEAHQGETIALVGHTGSGKSSIMNLLFRFYDPSKGKITIDGIDITSVPRQTMREHMGIVLQDPYLFTGTIASNVSLNNPKISREKIEASLKAVGGERVLANLPNSYDEPVIEKGSTLSSGQRQLISFARALAFDPAILILDEATSNIDTETEEIIQHAMDVLKKGRTTFIIAHRLSTIKNADRILVLDRGKIVERGTHDELLAQGGIYEKMYQMQANSLQQ, from the coding sequence ATGAGTACGAGTCAACGTTTAGTACGCTATGCAATGTATTTTAAAAAACCGATACTACTTGGATTATTTTTCTTAACAATCGCCGTTTTTACGGAGCTTGTTGGGCCATTTATTGCGAAGCATATCATTGATAATTACATGACAATTGGACATATGGAAATAAAACCAATCACTTGGCTGTTACTTGTCTATTTAATTTTAGCAATAGCTACAGCTGTTTTACGCTATTTTATGTATATCTATTTACAAATGGGTGCCAATCGGGTTGTACAAAAATTACGTAAGGATGTATTTGAGCATATTCAAACATTGCCAATTCAATACTTCGATAATTTACCAGCAGGGAAAATTGTTGCCCGTGTAACGAATGATACTGAGGCTGTTCGTAATTTATATGTTCAGGTACTTTCAAATTTCGTTACGAGTTTAATTTCTATTGTAGGTGTTTATATCGCACTTTTCATTTTAAACTGGAAAATGGCATTCCTAGCATTGACTATGGTACCAGTCGTTTATTTATGGATGATTTTATATCGTAAAGTTGCTTCGAAATATAATGATGTGATCAGAACAAAAATTGCCGATATTAACGCAATGATTAATGAATCGATTCAAGGGATGACGATTATTCAAGCATTCCGTCGTGAGCAGCAAATGACGAATGAATTTGATGACATGAATAATGAGCATTATGCATATGAACGTAAGCTGCTTTTCCTTGATTCTGCAACTTCCTTCAACCTTGTTAATACATTAAGACTTCTTATGTTTACGATCTTTATTTTTTACTTTGGTACACAGTCATTTACGGCGACGGAAGTTATTTCTGCGGGGACATTATATGCCTTCGTCGATTATTTAACGAGATTATTTAATCCGATCACGAATATCGTCAATCAATTTTCTCAGCTTGAGCGCTCACTTGTTGCAGGAAAGCGTGTCTTTGAGGTGTTAGATACTAATGGGGAACCAGTATCTGAAAAAAGTTTACCTAGATATAAAGGGAATGTGGTGTTCAAAGATGTTTCCTTTGCTTATAAAAATGATGAATATGTATTGACAAACCTATCATTTGAAGCACACCAAGGTGAAACAATTGCCTTAGTAGGTCATACAGGATCTGGGAAAAGTTCGATTATGAACTTATTGTTCCGCTTCTATGATCCTTCTAAAGGTAAAATTACGATTGATGGAATTGATATCACTTCGGTTCCTCGTCAAACAATGCGTGAACATATGGGCATTGTTCTTCAGGACCCGTACTTATTTACAGGTACTATTGCTTCGAACGTCAGCTTAAACAATCCTAAAATTTCACGTGAAAAGATAGAAGCTTCATTAAAGGCTGTTGGTGGGGAACGTGTTTTGGCGAACTTGCCAAATAGCTATGATGAGCCTGTTATTGAGAAGGGGAGCACACTGTCATCTGGACAGCGTCAGTTAATTTCCTTTGCGCGTGCGCTTGCCTTTGACCCGGCTATTTTAATATTAGATGAGGCTACTTCTAATATAGATACGGAAACAGAGGAGATTATTCAGCATGCGATGGATGTGCTGAAAAAAGGACGTACAACATTCATTATCGCTCACCGACTTTCTACTATTAAAAATGCAGATCGTATTCTTGTCTTAGATCGAGGTAAGATTGTTGAACGTGGCACACATGATGAGCTATTAGCACAGGGCGGCATTTACGAAAAGATGTATCAAATGCAGGCGAATTCATTGCAACAATAA
- the crcB gene encoding fluoride efflux transporter CrcB gives MKSFLAVGIGGFFGAICRYSLGLALSNNGGFPFATLCINLIGCFCLAWLFTTFTKRTPVVLGIGTGFFGAFTTFSTFSLETLLLLQDSKWLQAVLYTLVSVFGGLVCAWLGFRLAKGRIV, from the coding sequence TTGAAATCATTTTTAGCTGTTGGAATTGGCGGATTTTTTGGTGCCATCTGTCGATATAGCCTTGGTCTAGCACTTTCAAATAATGGTGGTTTTCCATTTGCGACACTTTGCATAAACTTAATTGGTTGCTTTTGTTTAGCGTGGCTATTTACTACGTTTACAAAGCGTACGCCTGTAGTTTTAGGAATTGGTACTGGCTTTTTTGGTGCCTTTACAACCTTTTCGACATTTTCTTTAGAAACGTTATTACTTCTACAAGATAGTAAGTGGCTACAAGCCGTTCTTTATACTTTAGTGAGTGTTTTTGGCGGTTTAGTTTGTGCATGGCTAGGGTTTAGACTAGCAAAGGGGCGCATCGTATGA
- a CDS encoding ABC transporter ATP-binding protein: protein MFDVLSKLSWFFKKYWKQYTIAIVLLMIASGLEVVPPYLLGSIIDILTAGEMTSALLTKYILIFIGIIIGGYVLNFVWQFRLFEGAINLEKILRRNLMQHFLRMTPTFYEKNRTGDLMARATNDLNAVSLTAGFGIMTLIDSTIYMGFIIFAMGYMISWKLTFFAMLPVPIMAILIQYLGKIVHERYMKAQDSFGELNDSVLESVAGVRVVRAYVQEKKDEANFAEMSEIVYEKNMHTAKINALFGPITKVGTGISYVVALGYGAHLVATEAMTVGQLVTFNVYLGLAVWPIFAIGELINVMQQGNASLDRVQETLRYDADVRNIANPQTIVTPNAIGFDDLTFRYPMSQVKNLQRISLSLKKGQTLGIVGKTGAGKTTFLRQLLREYPIGEGQLSIDGVDITAQTKEQLLDWIGYVPQDHVLFSRTIRENILFGKEDATQAELQESIRAAYFEKDLKNLPMGLETLVGEKGVSLSGGQKQRVSIARALIKDPEILMLDDSLSAVDAKTEARIIENIQRERQDKTTIITTHRLSGVQHADLIIVLDEGQIVEQGTHEQLLSQQGWYKEQFDRQQLEGGAS, encoded by the coding sequence ATGTTTGATGTTTTAAGTAAATTAAGCTGGTTTTTTAAGAAATACTGGAAACAATATACAATAGCAATTGTGCTATTAATGATTGCCAGCGGGTTAGAAGTGGTTCCACCGTATTTACTAGGGTCCATTATTGATATATTGACTGCTGGAGAAATGACATCAGCTCTTTTAACGAAGTATATTTTGATTTTTATTGGCATCATTATTGGGGGGTATGTCCTTAATTTTGTGTGGCAATTCAGACTATTTGAAGGAGCTATTAACCTAGAGAAAATTTTACGTCGGAACCTCATGCAGCATTTTCTACGCATGACGCCAACGTTTTATGAAAAAAATCGCACCGGAGATTTAATGGCCCGTGCAACAAATGATTTAAACGCAGTGTCATTAACAGCTGGCTTTGGGATTATGACATTGATTGATTCGACAATCTACATGGGCTTTATTATTTTTGCCATGGGCTATATGATTTCGTGGAAGCTTACTTTTTTTGCAATGCTGCCAGTGCCGATAATGGCCATCCTTATTCAATATTTAGGGAAAATTGTGCATGAACGATATATGAAGGCACAGGATTCTTTTGGAGAGCTGAACGATAGTGTTCTAGAGTCCGTTGCAGGTGTGCGAGTTGTACGCGCATATGTGCAAGAAAAAAAGGATGAAGCAAATTTTGCAGAGATGAGCGAGATTGTGTATGAAAAAAATATGCATACCGCAAAAATTAACGCCTTATTTGGACCAATTACAAAGGTCGGTACAGGGATCAGTTATGTTGTAGCGCTAGGCTATGGTGCTCATTTAGTAGCGACTGAGGCAATGACAGTTGGGCAGCTTGTAACGTTCAATGTTTACTTGGGGCTAGCAGTTTGGCCAATATTTGCAATTGGAGAGCTTATTAATGTGATGCAACAAGGTAACGCTTCTCTTGATCGTGTGCAGGAAACGCTAAGGTATGACGCGGATGTTCGAAATATTGCGAATCCACAAACGATTGTGACACCGAATGCGATTGGCTTTGATGATTTAACATTCCGATATCCAATGAGTCAGGTAAAAAACCTCCAGCGAATTTCGTTGTCGTTGAAAAAGGGGCAAACACTTGGGATTGTTGGTAAAACAGGAGCGGGAAAAACGACCTTCCTGCGACAATTATTACGCGAGTATCCAATTGGCGAGGGGCAGCTATCGATTGATGGAGTTGATATTACTGCACAAACGAAGGAGCAGTTACTCGACTGGATTGGTTATGTTCCTCAGGATCATGTTCTATTCTCACGTACTATTCGTGAAAATATTTTATTTGGGAAAGAAGATGCTACACAAGCTGAATTGCAGGAATCCATTCGTGCAGCATACTTTGAAAAGGATTTAAAAAATCTACCAATGGGTCTTGAGACACTTGTTGGTGAAAAGGGTGTATCTCTTTCAGGTGGTCAAAAGCAACGCGTTTCAATTGCGCGTGCTCTTATTAAAGACCCTGAAATCTTAATGCTTGATGACTCTCTTTCTGCTGTAGACGCAAAAACAGAGGCAAGAATTATTGAAAATATACAGCGAGAACGACAAGACAAAACGACGATTATTACAACACATCGTTTATCAGGAGTTCAGCACGCCGATTTAATTATCGTGCTAGATGAAGGCCAAATTGTAGAGCAGGGAACACATGAGCAACTTCTTTCACAACAAGGATGGTATAAAGAGCAATTTGACCGTCAGCAGCTAGAAGGAGGTGCATCATGA
- a CDS encoding DUF3951 domain-containing protein, whose product MNIGNSVALIVSLIFSSILVRAIYRVFVKKKVPTMTYTPYDNAMNGKGKNDN is encoded by the coding sequence ATGAATATTGGGAATAGCGTGGCGCTTATTGTAAGTCTGATTTTTTCAAGCATTTTGGTTCGTGCAATATATCGCGTTTTTGTGAAAAAGAAAGTACCTACTATGACTTACACACCATATGATAATGCCATGAATGGAAAAGGGAAAAATGACAATTGA
- a CDS encoding fluoride efflux transporter FluC gives MIVIGIGGFLGALTRFYLGKWIAHTYLWATFFINISGSFALGFLFALQPSDWLWHFIGIGFLGAYTTFSTFGFESLQLLEQTKWKQAIVYICTTVLFGLLFAALGFLLV, from the coding sequence ATGATAGTTATTGGTATTGGTGGATTTTTGGGAGCACTAACGAGATTTTATCTAGGAAAATGGATTGCTCATACATATCTTTGGGCAACTTTTTTTATTAATATATCGGGTTCTTTTGCACTTGGCTTTTTATTTGCTTTACAACCAAGTGATTGGCTTTGGCATTTTATAGGGATTGGTTTTTTAGGAGCCTATACGACATTTTCGACATTCGGTTTTGAATCCTTGCAGCTCTTGGAACAGACAAAATGGAAACAAGCTATTGTTTATATATGCACTACAGTTTTATTCGGTTTACTTTTCGCGGCACTTGGCTTTTTACTTGTGTAA
- a CDS encoding PA2928 family protein: MDNFFQRYIDSWRFNGWFFHDIFLGIVLGVGFLLLLYVLFKRRHKGAFVIIFILYAFMGNILMIAFGLAGRGFPINSESPIYTDDSQKIAVQMVGGSENNGTTYGITQIISHHQIVAINLQTGEKQWTKSSSSKETLIGNFMGGLLVHRSDDEYGKLSLLDIQTGKEKLSEKEFAKKHSQLIDVLDSGSHNIILLQNNLYFEGIDGKFYRFDGKNLSEDNKAEKYLSTKFFIESDIPGYFASHNQPLEDYDEVREFSSNVLAEPAIQAYKNLEPVVVDVDLQQQTALVSYRQTKRESADRIVLLYDMKDHRTIWEENIGVVNTEQKNPGVRTLENYYAIQAGDEFLLLDKDTKKEMFRYQLRWNRPVREN; the protein is encoded by the coding sequence TTGGACAATTTTTTTCAACGATATATTGATTCGTGGCGCTTTAATGGTTGGTTTTTCCACGATATCTTTCTAGGTATTGTCCTTGGCGTTGGATTTTTATTGTTATTGTATGTTTTGTTTAAACGCCGACATAAAGGTGCTTTTGTCATAATTTTTATCCTTTATGCTTTTATGGGTAATATTTTGATGATTGCTTTTGGCTTAGCTGGTCGAGGCTTCCCAATCAATTCCGAATCTCCTATTTATACTGATGATTCACAGAAAATTGCTGTCCAAATGGTTGGAGGATCTGAAAATAACGGTACAACTTATGGGATTACGCAAATTATTTCACATCATCAAATTGTAGCAATTAATTTGCAAACAGGTGAAAAACAGTGGACGAAATCTTCTTCAAGTAAAGAGACACTCATTGGCAATTTTATGGGGGGACTTCTTGTTCATCGTAGTGATGATGAATACGGAAAACTTTCACTCTTGGATATTCAAACTGGAAAAGAAAAGCTCTCTGAAAAAGAATTTGCGAAAAAACACAGCCAGTTAATAGATGTTTTAGATAGTGGTTCCCACAACATAATCTTGTTGCAAAATAATCTTTATTTTGAGGGTATCGATGGGAAATTTTATCGCTTTGATGGCAAAAATTTAAGCGAAGATAACAAAGCGGAAAAATATCTTTCCACAAAATTTTTCATAGAATCCGATATTCCAGGTTATTTTGCATCGCATAATCAACCGTTGGAGGATTATGATGAGGTTCGAGAATTTAGTAGCAATGTATTAGCTGAACCTGCTATTCAAGCATACAAGAATCTAGAGCCAGTGGTAGTAGATGTGGATCTGCAACAACAAACAGCTCTTGTATCTTATCGACAAACGAAGCGAGAAAGTGCTGACCGTATCGTATTACTTTATGATATGAAAGACCATCGTACTATTTGGGAAGAAAATATAGGTGTTGTAAATACTGAGCAAAAAAATCCGGGTGTTCGTACATTAGAGAACTATTATGCGATTCAAGCAGGAGATGAGTTTCTGTTGTTAGATAAGGACACGAAAAAAGAAATGTTCAGATATCAGCTACGTTGGAATCGTCCAGTTCGAGAAAATTAA
- a CDS encoding ArsR/SmtB family transcription factor: MGINPNMAEIASLLGETSRATMLASMMDGRFHTASELAYMAAIKPQTASFHLAKLVEGKLVKVEKQGRHRYFQLADEEIAHLLESFLAISPPPEVRSLKQSSQMKLLQGARTCYDHLAGKLGVQLTDSLINAGYLKLEEKQFLITSEGAQFFTDFGLDLDDLKRKRRSFSHACLDWSERRYHLAGALGQGMLTHFLSLGWVTRVPSIRAIKVTEKGRAGFKEVFQLDV; encoded by the coding sequence ATGGGGATTAATCCAAACATGGCTGAAATCGCATCTCTCCTTGGAGAAACTTCAAGAGCTACAATGCTTGCTAGTATGATGGATGGTCGTTTTCATACTGCCAGTGAATTAGCTTATATGGCAGCTATTAAACCTCAGACTGCTAGCTTTCATCTCGCTAAGTTAGTAGAAGGTAAACTTGTTAAAGTAGAGAAACAAGGTCGTCATCGATATTTTCAGTTAGCAGACGAAGAAATTGCACATTTACTAGAATCTTTCCTAGCAATTTCTCCCCCACCTGAAGTACGCTCTTTAAAACAATCTAGCCAAATGAAATTATTACAGGGTGCAAGAACTTGCTATGACCATTTAGCTGGTAAACTAGGCGTTCAATTAACAGACTCATTGATTAACGCGGGTTATCTAAAGCTAGAAGAAAAGCAGTTTCTCATAACGTCTGAAGGTGCACAATTTTTTACAGATTTCGGTCTTGATTTAGATGATTTAAAAAGAAAGCGTCGATCATTTTCCCATGCATGTTTGGATTGGAGTGAACGACGTTATCATCTAGCTGGTGCACTTGGTCAAGGAATGCTTACACATTTTTTAAGCTTGGGTTGGGTGACTCGTGTCCCATCTATTCGTGCCATTAAAGTGACTGAAAAAGGAAGGGCTGGTTTTAAAGAAGTTTTTCAGTTAGATGTTTAA
- a CDS encoding SIR2 family NAD-dependent protein deacylase: protein MTIERLSEWLQTSSSTVILTGAGMSTESGIPDFRSASGWWNNIDPRTVATTEALAQNYSLFHEFYKMRIENLEKVAPHEGHQILADWEKRGIVSLVATQNVDGFHQLAGSQRVEELHGSIRSVRCHRCQQAAPMESFLHKESCAHCGGKLRPNVVLFGESLPQASWHKTMEAIKAAELVVVIGTSLEVYPVNQLPMMTKGKTVYINLDIAQHEAQFDVTIEGKIKEVLQQLQI, encoded by the coding sequence ATGACAATTGAACGTTTAAGTGAGTGGTTACAAACCTCAAGCAGTACGGTGATTTTAACAGGTGCTGGTATGTCAACCGAAAGTGGAATTCCAGATTTTCGATCGGCATCAGGTTGGTGGAATAATATTGATCCTCGAACAGTAGCTACTACGGAAGCATTGGCACAAAATTATTCATTGTTTCATGAGTTTTATAAAATGCGCATAGAAAATTTGGAAAAAGTAGCGCCACACGAGGGCCATCAAATTTTAGCTGATTGGGAAAAACGAGGAATCGTATCGTTAGTTGCCACGCAAAATGTCGATGGTTTTCATCAGCTAGCAGGAAGTCAAAGAGTAGAGGAATTACATGGCTCGATACGCTCCGTACGTTGTCATCGCTGTCAGCAAGCTGCTCCAATGGAAAGCTTCTTGCACAAAGAGAGCTGTGCACATTGTGGTGGTAAACTACGTCCGAATGTAGTGCTTTTTGGGGAAAGTTTACCACAAGCAAGCTGGCACAAGACGATGGAGGCTATTAAAGCAGCAGAGCTTGTCGTTGTTATCGGTACGAGCCTCGAAGTGTATCCGGTTAATCAACTCCCCATGATGACAAAAGGAAAAACCGTTTATATTAATTTAGATATTGCACAACATGAAGCACAATTTGATGTAACAATCGAAGGGAAAATCAAAGAAGTGTTACAACAATTGCAAATATAA
- a CDS encoding CbrC family protein, translated as MTTSILEEWHEQRKNFNPSNPASINHMHEFKEKVKLHEQTEGNLRILVDIYCMLRMYSEAYKIFTSVMDLGNKKDQKKFGSIKYYIDNPNCVKPLYPCKIREDKTIKTVIPKFKYLPDPVQSKIFETEEVVTCDCCEQEVDVYYTGGIYAIEEAEYLCPTCIHSGAAAKKYDGSFQQDLINDETVVNANFTEEIMCRTPGYVSWQGNNWMAHCSDYCAFIGYVGWSELVELDITEQFENYTGFSTEELSESLMNNGHHQGYLFQCLQCGRYVLYSDFS; from the coding sequence ATGACTACATCTATTTTAGAAGAATGGCATGAACAAAGGAAAAATTTTAATCCTTCTAATCCGGCTAGTATTAATCACATGCATGAGTTCAAGGAAAAAGTGAAACTTCATGAGCAAACTGAGGGGAATTTAAGGATACTTGTAGACATCTACTGTATGCTTAGAATGTATTCAGAGGCATATAAAATTTTCACTTCAGTTATGGATTTAGGGAACAAGAAAGATCAGAAAAAATTTGGATCAATAAAATATTACATAGATAATCCAAATTGTGTGAAGCCTTTGTATCCTTGTAAAATTAGAGAGGATAAAACAATTAAAACGGTAATACCTAAATTTAAATATTTGCCAGACCCAGTACAATCCAAAATCTTTGAAACTGAAGAAGTTGTTACTTGTGATTGCTGTGAACAGGAAGTAGATGTTTATTATACTGGAGGTATTTACGCTATTGAAGAGGCTGAATACCTCTGTCCTACATGTATACATAGTGGTGCAGCTGCTAAAAAATACGACGGTTCTTTCCAGCAGGATTTAATAAATGATGAGACGGTTGTAAATGCCAATTTCACTGAGGAAATTATGTGTAGAACGCCTGGTTATGTTAGTTGGCAAGGTAATAATTGGATGGCTCATTGCTCAGACTATTGTGCATTTATTGGCTATGTTGGCTGGAGTGAGTTAGTGGAGTTGGACATTACAGAACAATTTGAAAATTATACTGGTTTTTCTACTGAGGAGTTGTCAGAATCACTGATGAATAATGGGCATCATCAAGGGTATTTATTTCAATGCTTACAATGTGGTCGTTATGTCCTTTATTCTGATTTTAGTTAA
- a CDS encoding MarR family winged helix-turn-helix transcriptional regulator — MKETNIFKLIHRIEQMNNANIIRFTKAFPYPLGISPILVLSELHTKGPQKQAELAGTLGYTKGAMTSISEKLVKLGLAERLYDPSDRRTIRLQITDEGEKALAKAQSIGQEVFMQLFEVLNDEEIAQYLRIQEKLVQGIQDQSI, encoded by the coding sequence TTGAAAGAGACAAATATTTTTAAACTTATTCATAGGATTGAACAGATGAATAATGCAAATATTATACGTTTTACGAAAGCATTTCCGTATCCGTTAGGTATTTCACCAATTTTAGTATTAAGTGAGCTACACACGAAAGGTCCACAAAAGCAAGCTGAATTAGCAGGAACGCTTGGCTATACAAAAGGGGCAATGACGAGTATTTCTGAAAAATTAGTAAAGCTCGGTTTAGCAGAAAGACTGTATGACCCATCTGACCGTCGTACAATTCGCTTACAAATAACGGACGAAGGTGAAAAAGCCTTAGCGAAAGCCCAATCCATTGGACAAGAGGTTTTTATGCAGCTTTTTGAAGTATTGAATGATGAAGAAATTGCACAATATTTGCGGATCCAAGAAAAATTAGTGCAAGGCATACAAGACCAAAGCATATAG
- a CDS encoding antibiotic biosynthesis monooxygenase family protein: METYYAVIFTSERTEEDGEGYAKMAELMDELAQKQPGFLRVESARNAEGKGITVSYWESLEAIQAWKENSKHLVAQQFGKEKWYMQYNVEICKVMKDYSFTKN, encoded by the coding sequence ATGGAAACATATTATGCCGTAATTTTTACATCAGAAAGAACAGAAGAGGATGGAGAAGGCTATGCCAAAATGGCAGAACTAATGGATGAATTAGCACAAAAGCAGCCTGGTTTTCTACGTGTAGAAAGTGCTAGAAATGCCGAAGGGAAGGGGATTACGGTATCCTATTGGGAATCGCTAGAGGCTATTCAGGCATGGAAGGAAAATTCAAAACATCTAGTTGCACAGCAATTTGGCAAAGAAAAATGGTATATGCAATATAATGTGGAAATTTGTAAAGTTATGAAAGATTATTCTTTTACAAAGAATTAA